The following proteins come from a genomic window of Maniola hyperantus chromosome 8, iAphHyp1.2, whole genome shotgun sequence:
- the Gpb5 gene encoding thyrostimulin beta-5 subunit has translation MVNNRNSFSVVLSVLVVSCWFIYCSGSPSNSRCKLKRYIHKAVQTDYNGLRCWDDVKILSCWGYCFSYEISHWQFPYKVSTHPVCVHGDRKHASVQLRNCDPGVESGTEIYHFVEAANCKCQVCSSEDTSCEWLPPDSSLLGSLIKEELDEIE, from the exons atggTCAATAACAGGAATAGCTTTAGTGTTGTTCTGAGCGTATTGGTAGTTTCGTGTTGGTTTATTTACTGTTCAGGTTCTCCATCTAATTCACGATGCAAACTAAAGCGATACATTCATAAGGCCGTCCAAACTGACTATAATGGATTACGCTGCTGGGATGATGTTAAAATATTATCGTGCTGGGGATACTGTTTTTCTTATgag ATTTCTCATTGGCAATTCCCCTATAAAGTGTCTACTCATCCGGTATGTGTGCACGGTGATAGAAAGCATGCATCAGTTCAACTACGGAACTGCGACCCCGGTGTTGAGTCTGGCACAGAAATTTATCACTTCGTTGAAGCGGCTAACTGCAAGTGCCAA GTATGTTCGTCGGAGGACACAAGCTGTGAATGGCTACCGCCAGATTCTTCTCTTCTCGGCAgtttaattaaagaagaattGGATGAAATTGAATAA
- the LOC117984626 gene encoding leucine-rich repeat-containing protein 40-like isoform X1, whose protein sequence is MSRLTPTKSRVKVCNKSVFYLQDKKADENELSIGLIKSAKRTGQLTLCNRGLGTVPENVWKINELVLEETKEVDFARSDQNNWWNSEPLKMLDLSSNVIKSLSPNIKLLQELVTLKLHDNTLTSLPAEIGELNSLSNLSLEHNKLETLPKEFYKLIELRWLSISHNTLRKIEPDFGDLVMLTFLDLSHNKLTVLPPGMGYLVRLVELNLSHNELAELPPDIVNLRDLRKFNVNNNNLKRLPPLGELRKMEILDANHNNIEQLPDFYGCTALKEIYLANNYIKEITEEFCDQMQQLNVLNIRDNQVELLPENISLLKTLKRFDLSNNNLNKLPRNLGLMSQLQSISMEGNKLSFVRQDILKGGTDRMMRYLRDRITEDVVSETRLENNWPDKFTMKKSQALMVPAKELTSVPEDIFHTAAEAEVHIVDVSKNKLTAVPQGVQHLRETLTQLLLSSNSIDSVPPEIAHCKHLQYIDLGKNNLADLPIEMGDLKNLRELAISNNKFTKIPRCVYELDNLEILLAAENQISEINVSSDALAKLKKLAVLDLTNNSILTVPPELGNFKHLRSLELMGNCFRQPRHAVLAKGTASILSYLRDRIPTKNM, encoded by the exons atgtctcGTCTAACACCTACAAAATCACGGGTAAAAGTTTGTAATAAATCTGTATTTTATCTTCAAGATAAGAAAGCTGATGAAAATGAACTATCCATTGGTTTAATTAAGTCTGCGAAACGCACAGGACAACTGACTTTATGTAATAGAGGCCTTGGAACAG tacctGAAAATGTgtggaaaattaatgagttagTATTAGAGGAAACCAAAGAGGTGGACTTTGCAAGATCTGATCAAAACAATTGGTGGAATTCTGAACCCCTCAAGATGCTAGACCTCAGTTCCAATGTCATTAAATCTCTGTCACCAAACATCAAGTTACTGCAAGAACTAGTAACACTGAAG cTTCATGACAATACTTTGACTAGCCTGCCAGCTGAGATTGGAGAACTGAATAGTTTGTCAAACCTAAGTTTAGAACACAACAAACTGGAGACGCTGCCGAAGGAGTTCTACAAATTGATTGAGTTAAGATGGCTGAGTATTTCACACAATACTCTCAGAAAAATTGAGCCAGATTTTGGAGATTTAGTAATGTTAACCTTTTTG GATTTATCGCATAACAAACTGACAGTATTACCGCCTGGGATGGGATACCTAGTTCGCTTGGTGGAGCTCAATTTGTCTCACAATGAATTGGCGGAATTGCCACCGGATATTGTTAACCTAAGAG ATTTAAGGAAGTTCaacgtaaataataataatttgaagagGCTGCCTCCACTCGGTGAGCTGAGGAAAATGGAAATATTAGACGCAAACCACAACAACATTGAACAACTGCCGGACTTCTACGGGTGCACAGCTTTAAAAGAAATATACTTGGCCAATAATTACATCaag GAAATCACAGAAGAGTTCTGCGATCAGATGCAACAGCTAAACGTGTTGAATATCAGAGACAACCAAGTTGAATTGCTCCCTGAAAACATATCACTCCTAAAGACACTCAAGAGATTTGACCTCTCCAATAACAATTTGAACAA ATTACCGCGGAACCTAGGGCTCATGTCGCAGCTGCAGAGCATCAGCATGGAAGGCAATAAGTTGTCGTTCGTGCGGCAGGACATCCTCAAGGGCGGCACGGACCGCATGATGCGATACCTGCGCGACCGCATCACTGAGGACGTTGTCAGCGAGACCAGACTCGAGAACAACTGGCCTGATAA ATTTACTATGAAGAAAAGCCAAGCGCTCATGGTCCCTGCAAAAGAGCTTACATCAGTGCCGGAAGACATATTCCATACGGCGGCAGAAGCCGAGGTACACATCGTCGATGTTTCGAAGAATAAGTTAACCGCAGTGCCTCAAGG TGTGCAACACTTGCGTGAAACCTTAACACAGTTATTGCTATCATCAAATAGTATTGATAGCGTGCCACCGGAGATAGCCCATTGCAAGCATTTGCAGTATATCGATTTGGGGAAAAACAACCTCGCAGACCTGCCTATAGAGATGGGGGATCTGAAGAATCTCAGGGAGCTTGCTATATCGAACAATAA GTTTACAAAAATACCGCGTTGCGTCTACGAACTGGATAACCTGGAAATACTGCTCGCGGCCGAAAACCAGATATCGGAAATCAACGTGTCGTCCGACGCTCTGGCGAAGCTGAAGAAGCTGGCCGTGCTCGACCTCACCAACAACAGCATCCTCACTGTGCCGCCCGAGCTCGGCAACTTCAAGCATTTGCG ATCTCTGGAACTAATGGGGAACTGCTTCCGACAGCCGCGACACGCCGTACTGGCGAAGGGCACAGCCTCCATTCTGTCGTATCTCAGAGACCGTATACCCACCAAGAACATGTAG
- the LOC117984626 gene encoding leucine-rich repeat-containing protein 40-like isoform X2, giving the protein MLDLSSNVIKSLSPNIKLLQELVTLKLHDNTLTSLPAEIGELNSLSNLSLEHNKLETLPKEFYKLIELRWLSISHNTLRKIEPDFGDLVMLTFLDLSHNKLTVLPPGMGYLVRLVELNLSHNELAELPPDIVNLRDLRKFNVNNNNLKRLPPLGELRKMEILDANHNNIEQLPDFYGCTALKEIYLANNYIKEITEEFCDQMQQLNVLNIRDNQVELLPENISLLKTLKRFDLSNNNLNKLPRNLGLMSQLQSISMEGNKLSFVRQDILKGGTDRMMRYLRDRITEDVVSETRLENNWPDKFTMKKSQALMVPAKELTSVPEDIFHTAAEAEVHIVDVSKNKLTAVPQGVQHLRETLTQLLLSSNSIDSVPPEIAHCKHLQYIDLGKNNLADLPIEMGDLKNLRELAISNNKFTKIPRCVYELDNLEILLAAENQISEINVSSDALAKLKKLAVLDLTNNSILTVPPELGNFKHLRSLELMGNCFRQPRHAVLAKGTASILSYLRDRIPTKNM; this is encoded by the exons ATGCTAGACCTCAGTTCCAATGTCATTAAATCTCTGTCACCAAACATCAAGTTACTGCAAGAACTAGTAACACTGAAG cTTCATGACAATACTTTGACTAGCCTGCCAGCTGAGATTGGAGAACTGAATAGTTTGTCAAACCTAAGTTTAGAACACAACAAACTGGAGACGCTGCCGAAGGAGTTCTACAAATTGATTGAGTTAAGATGGCTGAGTATTTCACACAATACTCTCAGAAAAATTGAGCCAGATTTTGGAGATTTAGTAATGTTAACCTTTTTG GATTTATCGCATAACAAACTGACAGTATTACCGCCTGGGATGGGATACCTAGTTCGCTTGGTGGAGCTCAATTTGTCTCACAATGAATTGGCGGAATTGCCACCGGATATTGTTAACCTAAGAG ATTTAAGGAAGTTCaacgtaaataataataatttgaagagGCTGCCTCCACTCGGTGAGCTGAGGAAAATGGAAATATTAGACGCAAACCACAACAACATTGAACAACTGCCGGACTTCTACGGGTGCACAGCTTTAAAAGAAATATACTTGGCCAATAATTACATCaag GAAATCACAGAAGAGTTCTGCGATCAGATGCAACAGCTAAACGTGTTGAATATCAGAGACAACCAAGTTGAATTGCTCCCTGAAAACATATCACTCCTAAAGACACTCAAGAGATTTGACCTCTCCAATAACAATTTGAACAA ATTACCGCGGAACCTAGGGCTCATGTCGCAGCTGCAGAGCATCAGCATGGAAGGCAATAAGTTGTCGTTCGTGCGGCAGGACATCCTCAAGGGCGGCACGGACCGCATGATGCGATACCTGCGCGACCGCATCACTGAGGACGTTGTCAGCGAGACCAGACTCGAGAACAACTGGCCTGATAA ATTTACTATGAAGAAAAGCCAAGCGCTCATGGTCCCTGCAAAAGAGCTTACATCAGTGCCGGAAGACATATTCCATACGGCGGCAGAAGCCGAGGTACACATCGTCGATGTTTCGAAGAATAAGTTAACCGCAGTGCCTCAAGG TGTGCAACACTTGCGTGAAACCTTAACACAGTTATTGCTATCATCAAATAGTATTGATAGCGTGCCACCGGAGATAGCCCATTGCAAGCATTTGCAGTATATCGATTTGGGGAAAAACAACCTCGCAGACCTGCCTATAGAGATGGGGGATCTGAAGAATCTCAGGGAGCTTGCTATATCGAACAATAA GTTTACAAAAATACCGCGTTGCGTCTACGAACTGGATAACCTGGAAATACTGCTCGCGGCCGAAAACCAGATATCGGAAATCAACGTGTCGTCCGACGCTCTGGCGAAGCTGAAGAAGCTGGCCGTGCTCGACCTCACCAACAACAGCATCCTCACTGTGCCGCCCGAGCTCGGCAACTTCAAGCATTTGCG ATCTCTGGAACTAATGGGGAACTGCTTCCGACAGCCGCGACACGCCGTACTGGCGAAGGGCACAGCCTCCATTCTGTCGTATCTCAGAGACCGTATACCCACCAAGAACATGTAG
- the LOC117984627 gene encoding uncharacterized protein — protein MLEPWNDKSVLPPPINTSPSQIKFSIKELKSCFNTIMRVLSKQSPLHKESAIFSRFLYKFDKKFRNDIGYRNFKKVNTALRKYLSLPLTKDVQNFIDMLPENNETELYLPTSHMLQFILVRLMTFSKLMYRIAVCSKQAAIFYLNRIKLGESHWMCLMPYALLCRIWSMVLVLLQHSCNWYNQLYPYLKNLPYQGLDFLPKEYELPVDLEEWIDLKNLSQTGRLEWAQKVNINIDTIMGEDEEGDLSENILKYVNDVNKKSENSDDDEPEIQILLPKHEVQFENVLNKDQDEGVAISRESFKKMVSLLPAERAESTPPVAKIGQDHAVEYVRDRDSLIYFIENEEAFRNKSHDTSLTTHLSFMQWQALKIALLKLDSPLISTKKLERKLKKIWQEKCLEYL, from the exons ATGTTAGAGCCGTGGAACGACAAATCTGTTCTACCACCACCAATAAATACATCACCGAGCCAAATTAAATTTA GTATAAAAGAACTCAAAAGTTGTTTTAACACAATCATGCGCGTATTGTCTAAGCAGTCACCACTGCATAAAGAAAGCGCGATATTTTCTCGATTTCTATAtaaatttgataaaaaatttcGTAATGATATTGGCTAcagaaactttaaaaaagttaatACTGCTCTTCGTAAATATTTGTCTTTACCATTGACAAAggatgtacaaaatttcattgatatGCTACCCGAAAATAATGAAACAGAACTATACCTGCCTACAAGCCATATGTTGCAGTTTATTTTGGTAAGACTGATGACATTTTCTAAGTTAATGTATAGAATTGCAGTTTGTTCTAAGCAGGCGGCTATTTTTTACCTTAATAGAATCAAACTTGGCGAGAGTCACTGGATGTGTCTAATGCCTTATGCATTACTCTGTAGAATATGGTCTATGGTGTTAGTTTTGTTACAACATTCATGTAACTGGTATAACCAATTGTATCCTTACCTAAAAAACCTGCCCTATCAAGGATTAGATTTTCTACCAAAAGAATATGAGTTGCCTGTAGATTTAGAGGAATGGATTGATCTCAAAAACCTAAGTCAAACTGGAAGATTGGAATGGGCTCAAAAAGTCAATATTAATATTGATACTATTATGGGTGAAGATGAGGAAGGAGATTTGAGTGAAAATATATTGAAGTATGTCAATGATGTCAATaagaaatctgaaaacagtgacgATGATGAGCCagaaatacaaatattattgcCAAAACATGAGGTTCAGTTTGAAAATGTATTAAATAAAGATCAAGATGAAGGTGTGGCAATATCTAGAGAGAGTTTCAAAAAGATGGTGAGCTTACTACCTGCTGAGAGGGCAGAGTCCACTCCTCCAGTTGCAAAAATAGGACAGGACCATGCAGTTGAATATGTAAGAGACAGAGATTCATTAATATATTTCATAGAAAATGAAGAAGCATTTAGAAACAAATCCCATGACACATCCCTCACTACTCACTTAAGTTTTATGCAGTGGCAAGCACTAAAAATTGCTCTTTTGAAATTAGATAGTCCCTTGATAAGTACTAAAAAACTAGAAAGGAAGTTAAAAAAGATTTGGCAGGAAAAATGCTTagagtatttataa